catcaacaagcaataacaatttgagccttGCCTACCGGGTTGATGGTTACCTCACCCGCGTCAgacgctcataggatatccttttcatCCATGAACATAGCCGCTGcgtaaaataataggtgcgcaaatcaatataatcatgcatcatataagcatatcccaatttcatgtcaatcatcaatgattaagaaaaataccTCATAAAAAGGTTTAATTAGacaattttttaggaaatttccagattttaaAGGGTAACTTCAAAGGCCTATTTTTAGGCTCGTTTCTTTGTCAAATTTAATGAGAGATATATCAAATTGAAGCCTCAAATCTCTAGTTTCTAAAACAATAATTGGATTCgaaataaagaataattagAATGAGTTATTGCCCAAAAATCGAAGCAAGGCaaatttttatagtaaaatTACAGCATTCTAGACATAATTCAATAAGGCTTTTATGGATTCAAATGAtgaccaaaaatttcaaatcctaTATCGAAATGAAGCctatgatgtctagtttacataGAAATAAATGGATTGTAAATCAGATATAACCACATAAAGTTATATCACAAAAACCCAAGCAATGTCAAATTACATGGAGCAGTAAGTTAAGAATTGTTTTAGGAGAAATCAACAAGGTCACTCGGGTTTCAAATTGAAGCTAAAAAATTCAAACCCTATATCAAATCAAAGCTCATCGACTCTAGTTTACAAcgcaacaaacggatctcaaatcaaatatttataCTACAAATTATACCCAAAACAATAGAACATGCGCAAGCTGCCATAAGCTAAAAATGGACATACAGACATAATGCAAAACAAGCCAACAAATAATTGTTTTGCTCtaatctaacaaaaaaaaatgtcattctTTGAAGGATTTTGCGGTAAATCAAGCCCCAAATGAAGATCCAACAAGacccattaattttaaagaatttttacaaaatatttgtacATAAAAAGAAAGACACATTTTAAAACAAAAGTGGTGGTTTTTGCCACGGAGAAGCAAGATCTACTCAAAATGAATAGGGTTAAACAAGAAACTTGTACATCAAAATAAGGAGAGATAATCTTGCATAACAAGAGAGATGCAAAAGAACTTGTCTTAGAAGATGAAACCCAAAGAAGAACTTGATGAAGCTCTTGAAGCTTCAATAAAGGttaacaatggaggaagaagaaaaaagaatgaggagaagaagaagacaatcgggagagggagaagggagcaagaaagcaagaaagaagaaaggaaagaggaaaTGGGGGAACAGTTGTCTCCCAACTCTCTCCAATCAAACCCCTCTTTTGGCTTTCCTAATTTGCCCCTCACTTAACACAcatataattcaaatatttcataccctttaggtaattttttttcattttcttaattttttcattttaattaagatacatCTCTCTATGCTCATAGCTCAAGCCTAAGTCTAAATATATGACCCAATTCAACTAAGGCTCAATggattttttcttgaaatttggaCTTAACCCAATCCATATACacttaatatttaaatacttataaatGACCTAATTGAAATAAAGCCCAAACCCATTTGGGCCACAActtttgagactttttcacacatTTCATTTATACACCCAAATACATTAGTCCACTTACATTTATTCTTACAAAATATTAtcttcattaatttaccccatTATCAacacatataatattttcaacACTTAATTCAATAAAGACCAAAAATTCTAATGCTCGAAAGAAAATATCACTAGACATCTAGACCCACTAATAGTTCTTTACATATTATGTCAAAAAAAATGGAGTACACATATAAGGGGCAGGatcaaaaataagaaaggaCGTCTGGTCCCTAATCCACCCTACTAGCAACTCTAAAATGtcaataatttaaagtttgaaaactaaaataaatattcttaactaatttgagttataatttattttattaattatatatataaatgtaaattagttgaataattttatatggATTTTTTTGTATAACGTTTGCAATGAAAAGGAATAATAAGCTTAAAAAGCCGCCTCTGTGGTTCAGATAATGAGACGTGACAAAAGCGCGTGGCATCACCGTCGCCAATTGGGGGAAAAACTTTAATAAGCACTGCATCACTCCAAGGACAACGCAGAAAAAGGAGAGTAGATCGATTCGCATATACTCTACACGCAGCGATttcagggagagagagagagagagagagagagggatgagGCAACCAGCAGCGAGATCATCAGCAGCAGCCGTAAAAGGGGCAACGGCCCCGACTACGGTGACGGCcgcgacgacgacgacgacggcGTGCTGCAGCAAGGTGGGTCTGAAGAGGGGGCCATGGACGCCGGAGGAGGACGAGCTGTTGTCGAACTACATAAAGAAGGAAGGGGAGGGGCGGTGGCGTACTCTGCCGAAGCGGGCTGGGCTGCTGCGCTGCGGGAAGAGCTGCCGCCTCCGGTGGATGAACTATCTCCGCCCATCCGTCAAGCGCGGCCACATCTCCCCCGACGAGGAGGATCTCATTCTCCGCCTCCACCGCCTCCTCGGCAACAGGTAGTGCTTCATCACCGTCTCTGCTTGCTTCCTTCATTTTCCCTCCCCTAGatctcttttatatatatttctctctcCATTATTGTAATTAGCTAGCTAGGGTTCCCCCTCTCTGTACAGTTctgtcaaaatatatatgtgttccaaccatttttcttttctgtttatCTTTTTACATGAATCAAGTCATTGCTGTGCATATGCGCGACCGAACAGATCAGAAaccaaggaaaagaaataagtaCATAAAATGCTTGTGTACAAATATAGCTGGTTGTTTTTGATGGATATGGATGTAGCTAGCTAATTAAACTTGGGGTTCTGAACATGTGTGAATTATTCACATGTAGGTGGTCTCTAATAGCTGGGAGAATTCCAGGGCGTACAGACAACGAGATAAAGAACTACTGGAACACTCATCTCAGCAAGAAGCTTATCAGCCAAGGGATAGATCCCAGAACTCACAAGCCACTCACcaatgctgctgctgctactacTACTACCACTAGTATTAATCATCATCATGAGAacccctcttcttcttccaaacCCAATAATCGCGTCATCATGGAAAACCCTAACCCCAATAATCCTGCTGTTGCTACTGCTGCGGTCTTGGAAGAGCCGGCTACAGATGGTAGTGGAGGAGTTCCTCTTCTTGCCATGAGAAGTGCTCCTACTTCTGGCGACGATGGCACTACTGGTGGGGGGCTGACCAATTTACAGATCATCAATTCTGACTATCAAGTTTCTGCAGGGATGATAATGGGTTTGAATATTGGAAACGCTAGTTGCAGCAGCAATCAAcaggatgatgatgaagaagatgatactATTAACTATTGCACCGATGATGTGCTGTCTTCTTTCTTGAATTCAATTATCAACGAGGACTTCTTCGAAAATCAACACCATGCCCAAATTCAGCACCATACTACTGTGCCTCCTTCTGCTGCTGCAGCTGCTGCTACTTTTGATCCATTGATCTCCACTACTCATCAGTCTGTTGCCTTTGGTGCCGGATGGGATGCCCCAATCATGTTCTCTTCCTCAGACCTCAACCAAACTCGTGATCCCAAGCGCTTG
This genomic stretch from Diospyros lotus cultivar Yz01 chromosome 1, ASM1463336v1, whole genome shotgun sequence harbors:
- the LOC127809668 gene encoding transcription repressor MYB5-like, yielding MRQPAARSSAAAVKGATAPTTVTAATTTTTACCSKVGLKRGPWTPEEDELLSNYIKKEGEGRWRTLPKRAGLLRCGKSCRLRWMNYLRPSVKRGHISPDEEDLILRLHRLLGNRWSLIAGRIPGRTDNEIKNYWNTHLSKKLISQGIDPRTHKPLTNAAAATTTTTSINHHHENPSSSSKPNNRVIMENPNPNNPAVATAAVLEEPATDGSGGVPLLAMRSAPTSGDDGTTGGGLTNLQIINSDYQVSAGMIMGLNIGNASCSSNQQDDDEEDDTINYCTDDVLSSFLNSIINEDFFENQHHAQIQHHTTVPPSAAAAAATFDPLISTTHQSVAFGAGWDAPIMFSSSDLNQTRDPKRLN